One window of Roseisolibacter agri genomic DNA carries:
- a CDS encoding Uma2 family endonuclease — protein sequence MATPEPIYHTADMVRALNEANPHWTPRYETVYGELLVTPAPRVWHEVVVLRLVTALTTFLRDDPTWVVFGSLSDLTWGLPDTLVSPDVFVVSRAEAATDSWDRFRTVPLAVEVLSPSSLRADRFTKRRLYQDREVGLYWIVDADAHTVEVWTPDVHFPSVERETLTWQPAPDAAPFVYPLAELFQPL from the coding sequence ATGGCCACTCCCGAGCCGATCTACCACACCGCCGACATGGTGCGCGCGCTCAACGAGGCGAATCCGCACTGGACGCCGCGGTACGAGACGGTCTACGGGGAGCTCCTCGTGACGCCAGCGCCGCGCGTCTGGCACGAAGTCGTCGTGCTGCGTCTGGTCACGGCGCTCACCACGTTCCTGCGAGATGACCCGACATGGGTGGTGTTCGGCTCCCTCAGCGATCTCACCTGGGGGCTCCCGGACACGCTCGTATCGCCCGACGTGTTCGTCGTCTCGCGTGCGGAAGCCGCGACGGACTCGTGGGACCGCTTCCGCACCGTCCCGCTTGCCGTCGAGGTGCTGAGCCCCAGCTCGCTGCGCGCGGATCGCTTCACCAAGCGGCGCCTCTACCAGGATCGCGAGGTCGGACTGTACTGGATCGTGGACGCGGATGCCCACACCGTGGAAGTGTGGACGCCCGACGTGCACTTCCCGAGCGTCGAGCGCGAGACGCTGACCTGGCAGCCCGCGCCCGACGCCGCGCCGTTCGTCTACCCGCTGGCCGAGTTGTTCCAACCGCTCTG